In a single window of the Pseudodesulfovibrio profundus genome:
- the tsaE gene encoding tRNA (adenosine(37)-N6)-threonylcarbamoyltransferase complex ATPase subunit type 1 TsaE: MALHLPDSTATVALGKELAKHFAATSCPPALLLQGDLGSGKTTLVRGLVESLPGADQAEVSSPSFNIFNLYPTTPPVAHFDLYRLEGMPPDDALFECFDNPLMLTIVEWIQFLDKEEWPSNALHLIWTPSKTGRNVTIHATSGAALDIARSLPDQFKIK; this comes from the coding sequence TTGGCACTTCATCTTCCAGACAGCACTGCGACCGTTGCCCTTGGAAAAGAACTGGCAAAGCATTTCGCGGCTACCAGTTGTCCTCCCGCCCTGCTTCTGCAGGGAGATCTCGGATCGGGAAAGACCACCCTTGTGCGCGGATTAGTGGAGTCTTTGCCGGGGGCAGACCAGGCGGAAGTATCAAGTCCGAGTTTTAATATTTTCAACCTCTATCCCACAACGCCTCCAGTGGCCCATTTCGACCTCTACCGATTGGAAGGAATGCCACCGGATGACGCGCTGTTCGAGTGTTTTGATAATCCGCTGATGCTGACAATCGTTGAGTGGATTCAATTCCTCGACAAAGAAGAGTGGCCTAGTAACGCTCTCCACTTGATATGGACTCCGTCAAAGACGGGGCGCAATGTGACTATTCACGCAACAAGTGGAGCGGCTTTAGATATAGCCCGATCCTTACCGGATCAATTTAAAATCAAGTAG
- a CDS encoding aspartate kinase: protein MNIVVQKFGGTSVRNLECQRQVMQKVLRPYRAGNKVIVVLSAMAGETNRLLDLVNEWSDNPDPAEADSLVSTGEQVSCALFAMLLKQQGVKARSVLGFQAPVETDDSYGQARIVNIDENKLKGMLKEYDILVVAGFQGCDHGQRITTLGRGGSDTSAVALAAAIKADVCEIYTDVPGVFTTDPNVCSKARKMDKIAYDEMLEMASMGAKVLQIRSVEFAKKYNVTVHVRSTFADEPGTIVTQEDETMESVLVSGIAYDKDQARITLVHVKDTPGVSAQIFSPLAEKKILVDMIVQNPSKDGKTDMTFTVPRADVDQTIKTLEKLKYEIGYEELNSNLNVSKVSIIGVGMRNHSGVASHAFRALADENINILMISTSEIKVTCLIDDKYTELAVRTLHKAFHLDEGEPLETL, encoded by the coding sequence ATGAACATCGTCGTACAGAAATTTGGCGGAACCTCGGTACGCAACCTTGAATGCCAGCGTCAAGTTATGCAGAAGGTGCTCCGTCCCTATCGAGCAGGCAACAAAGTCATCGTCGTTCTTTCCGCAATGGCGGGAGAAACCAATCGCCTATTGGATTTGGTCAATGAATGGTCAGACAACCCGGACCCGGCAGAGGCTGATTCCCTAGTCTCCACCGGTGAACAGGTTTCCTGTGCCCTTTTTGCAATGCTGCTGAAACAGCAAGGCGTCAAAGCCCGCTCGGTGCTTGGCTTTCAGGCTCCAGTCGAAACGGATGACTCGTACGGTCAGGCTCGTATCGTCAATATTGACGAGAACAAGCTCAAAGGCATGCTCAAGGAGTACGACATACTCGTTGTTGCCGGATTTCAGGGATGCGACCACGGACAACGTATCACCACTCTCGGACGAGGTGGGTCAGACACCTCAGCTGTGGCTCTGGCTGCAGCCATCAAAGCGGATGTTTGTGAAATCTATACAGATGTCCCGGGAGTATTCACCACAGACCCCAATGTATGCTCCAAAGCACGCAAAATGGACAAGATCGCATATGACGAGATGCTGGAGATGGCCAGCATGGGCGCTAAAGTCCTACAGATTCGTTCCGTTGAGTTCGCAAAAAAATACAATGTAACCGTTCACGTCCGCTCCACTTTCGCTGATGAGCCGGGCACCATAGTCACGCAGGAGGATGAAACCATGGAATCCGTACTTGTTTCCGGAATCGCATACGATAAGGATCAGGCCCGAATTACTCTCGTACACGTCAAAGATACCCCTGGCGTGTCCGCACAAATTTTTTCCCCTCTTGCTGAAAAGAAAATCCTTGTCGATATGATCGTTCAGAATCCGAGCAAGGACGGTAAAACCGATATGACGTTTACCGTACCAAGGGCAGACGTAGATCAGACTATTAAGACACTGGAAAAACTAAAATATGAAATTGGATATGAAGAGCTAAACTCAAACCTCAATGTCTCGAAGGTTTCGATTATCGGCGTCGGCATGCGTAACCACTCCGGAGTCGCTTCACACGCATTCCGAGCGCTTGCCGATGAGAATATCAATATCCTGATGATCAGCACGTCCGAGATCAAGGTCACATGCCTGATCGACGACAAATACACCGAATTAGCGGTGCGCACTCTTCACAAAGCCTTCCATCTTGATGAAGGCGAACCATTAGAGACATTATGA
- the cimA gene encoding citramalate synthase, translating to MRKVSIYDTTLRDGAQAEELNLTTEDKIRIAHKLDELGIHYIEAGWPGSNPTDKRFFEDIKKHTFENAKLAAFGSTHFAKKTPENDPNLAALLEAETPVITIFGKSWDLHATIALGVPLERNLELIGNSVRYIKERTDEVFFDAEHFFDGYINNADYALEVLRTAYEAGADKLILCDTNGGTMPHRLSEIIEAVKETLPDAEFGIHTHNDSELAVANAVEAVRMGASQVQGTINGYGERCGNANLCSVIPNLELKMDIETIGRENLKRLLVTSHFVSETANLRPFMRQPYVGASAFAHKGGIHVSAILKDSKTYEHITPESVGNEQRVLLSDQAGKSNILFKAKELGYELGKDDPTVDRLLKELKLKESMGYEYSVADASFELILQQAMGKELNYFSFKNFFVVDAKREEDPEPFTEATVILDVKGQQEHTAATGMGPVNALDRALRKGLERFYPKLKEVRLLDFKVRVLSGAVRDTGGTASFVRVLIETGDKNERWTTMGVSHNIIEASWQAVVDAINYKLFRDDVRASQA from the coding sequence ATGAGAAAAGTAAGCATATATGACACGACGTTGCGAGATGGTGCCCAGGCCGAAGAACTGAACCTGACTACCGAAGACAAGATCAGAATCGCCCACAAGCTGGACGAACTGGGCATCCATTATATTGAAGCCGGCTGGCCCGGCTCCAATCCAACGGACAAGCGTTTTTTTGAGGATATCAAGAAGCACACCTTCGAAAACGCAAAACTGGCTGCTTTTGGCTCCACACACTTTGCCAAAAAGACGCCTGAAAACGATCCCAATCTTGCAGCTCTTCTGGAAGCTGAAACTCCGGTTATCACCATTTTCGGTAAAAGCTGGGACCTGCACGCAACCATTGCTCTCGGTGTTCCCCTGGAACGCAACCTGGAACTCATAGGTAACAGTGTCCGGTACATCAAGGAACGCACCGATGAAGTGTTCTTTGATGCCGAACATTTTTTCGATGGTTATATCAACAATGCAGACTACGCATTGGAAGTACTCAGGACAGCCTATGAAGCTGGCGCCGACAAGCTGATTCTTTGCGACACCAATGGCGGCACCATGCCGCACCGGCTGTCTGAGATCATCGAAGCGGTCAAGGAGACTCTTCCTGATGCCGAATTCGGGATTCACACGCACAATGATTCCGAACTTGCTGTCGCCAATGCGGTTGAAGCCGTGAGAATGGGAGCCAGTCAGGTTCAGGGGACAATCAATGGCTACGGGGAACGGTGCGGCAATGCCAATCTCTGCTCCGTTATCCCCAACCTTGAATTGAAGATGGATATTGAAACCATCGGTCGCGAAAACCTGAAACGACTCCTGGTCACTTCACACTTTGTAAGTGAAACAGCAAACCTTCGCCCCTTCATGCGACAGCCTTACGTTGGCGCATCCGCATTTGCGCATAAGGGGGGCATTCATGTTTCCGCGATTCTCAAGGATTCAAAGACCTATGAGCATATTACCCCCGAATCTGTAGGTAATGAGCAGCGCGTACTGCTGTCTGATCAGGCGGGTAAATCGAACATCCTCTTCAAAGCCAAAGAACTGGGCTATGAGTTAGGGAAAGATGATCCGACAGTTGACCGACTTCTCAAGGAGCTTAAGCTTAAAGAAAGCATGGGGTATGAATACTCTGTTGCCGATGCTTCTTTTGAATTGATTCTTCAGCAGGCAATGGGCAAGGAGTTGAACTACTTCAGTTTCAAGAACTTCTTTGTCGTGGACGCCAAGCGAGAAGAAGACCCGGAACCGTTCACGGAAGCCACAGTTATCCTCGACGTGAAGGGACAACAGGAACACACGGCCGCAACCGGCATGGGACCTGTTAACGCCCTGGACAGAGCGCTCAGAAAAGGATTGGAGCGATTCTACCCCAAACTCAAGGAAGTACGACTGTTGGACTTCAAGGTTCGAGTTCTTTCCGGTGCCGTGAGAGACACTGGTGGAACAGCATCATTTGTTCGCGTCCTCATTGAAACGGGAGACAAGAACGAGCGATGGACCACTATGGGGGTTTCGCACAACATTATCGAAGCAAGTTGGCAGGCGGTCGTTGATGCGATCAACTACAAGTTGTTCCGTGATGACGTCAGGGCTTCACAAGCGTAA
- the gap gene encoding type I glyceraldehyde-3-phosphate dehydrogenase, with protein MAVKIGLNGFGRIGRYLARLIAENDDLELAAVNARASNEDLAHLLKYDSVHGRFMDVEPTEDGFVMNGKPVTVTRKAPGEWIWGDLGCDIVVESTGSFRDRESCEKMIACGAKKVLISAPGSDPDLTVVMGVNDELIKPEHNIISNASCTTNCLAPVAKVINDKYGIKHGNMTTVHSYTMSQRILDGSHKDMRRARACAVNMVPTTTGAAKAVGLVIPELNGVLDGMAIRVPTPNVSLVDLVCELEKPVTAEEVNATLKAAANDSMGYTEEPLVSVDFMGSTFGGVVDSSLTRVMGDTQLKLIIWYDNEAGFTNQLLRLTKKVAGML; from the coding sequence ATGGCTGTTAAGATCGGTTTGAACGGATTCGGAAGAATTGGCAGATACTTGGCTCGACTAATTGCAGAGAATGATGATCTGGAGTTGGCTGCTGTAAACGCTCGAGCTTCTAATGAAGATCTGGCTCATCTTCTGAAATATGACTCTGTCCACGGTCGCTTCATGGATGTGGAGCCGACAGAAGACGGTTTCGTCATGAATGGAAAACCCGTTACCGTGACCCGTAAAGCTCCCGGCGAGTGGATTTGGGGTGACTTGGGCTGCGATATTGTTGTTGAATCCACTGGTAGCTTCCGTGATAGGGAAAGCTGCGAGAAGATGATTGCATGTGGCGCCAAGAAAGTTCTTATCTCCGCCCCCGGCTCTGACCCTGATTTGACTGTTGTCATGGGTGTTAATGACGAGCTCATCAAGCCGGAGCACAACATTATTTCCAATGCTTCCTGCACAACGAACTGCCTGGCTCCTGTGGCCAAGGTCATCAATGACAAGTATGGGATCAAGCATGGTAATATGACCACTGTGCACTCCTACACAATGAGCCAGCGTATCCTTGATGGTTCCCATAAGGACATGCGTCGTGCTCGTGCTTGCGCTGTCAATATGGTGCCGACCACAACTGGTGCTGCAAAAGCTGTAGGGTTGGTCATCCCTGAGTTGAACGGTGTTCTGGATGGCATGGCTATCCGTGTCCCGACCCCCAACGTTTCCCTCGTGGACTTGGTTTGCGAGTTGGAAAAGCCGGTTACCGCTGAAGAGGTCAATGCGACTTTGAAGGCTGCTGCCAACGACTCCATGGGCTACACCGAAGAGCCTCTGGTTTCGGTAGACTTCATGGGTTCCACCTTTGGTGGCGTGGTCGACAGTTCCCTGACTCGCGTCATGGGCGATACGCAGCTCAAACTTATCATTTGGTACGACAACGAAGCCGGGTTCACGAACCAGTTGCTTCGCTTGACCAAGAAAGTGGCAGGCATGCTCTAA
- the surE gene encoding 5'/3'-nucleotidase SurE encodes MNILLANDDGIQAIGLRSLYFALVEAGHTVRVVAPVTEQSAVGHAVTLFMPIKVKDFRENGFVGQGVHGTPVDCVKLGLSTLLDKAPDLVLSGINAGANVGVDILYSGTVSAATEGALMDIPAMAVSMDCFKPTDLVGQARYTAELLDKIPWDSLAPKCVLNLNFPNCPIEEAKEMVVCAHTRASYTDYYDTRQDPRGSDYYWLNGAIPPERISADRDRALLTKGHITMTPLHFDFTERETMQVLSEKLL; translated from the coding sequence ATGAATATACTACTTGCCAACGACGATGGAATCCAGGCCATTGGCTTGCGTTCGCTTTACTTTGCACTTGTTGAAGCCGGACATACGGTTCGAGTGGTCGCTCCCGTGACCGAGCAATCTGCTGTTGGTCACGCCGTAACGCTCTTCATGCCCATCAAAGTCAAAGATTTCCGTGAAAACGGATTTGTTGGGCAAGGAGTACATGGAACACCTGTTGATTGCGTCAAACTCGGCCTTTCAACCTTGCTTGATAAAGCTCCGGACCTCGTTCTTTCCGGTATAAATGCGGGTGCCAATGTCGGGGTCGACATCCTGTATTCGGGTACAGTTTCCGCTGCGACGGAAGGGGCCTTGATGGATATTCCGGCAATGGCTGTATCCATGGATTGCTTCAAACCGACAGACTTGGTCGGACAAGCTCGGTACACCGCAGAACTTCTCGATAAAATCCCTTGGGACAGTTTGGCTCCTAAATGTGTTCTGAATCTCAATTTCCCCAACTGTCCCATCGAAGAGGCCAAGGAAATGGTGGTTTGCGCTCATACTCGCGCGTCATATACAGACTATTATGATACACGTCAGGATCCCAGAGGAAGTGACTACTACTGGCTGAATGGTGCGATTCCACCTGAGAGGATCAGTGCAGATAGGGATAGAGCCTTGTTGACGAAAGGGCATATCACGATGACGCCGTTGCATTTTGACTTCACCGAACGTGAAACAATGCAAGTGCTCAGCGAAAAACTATTATGA